GTGGAAGCACGTGTCAAGCTGGGGCACCACCAAAATTGCTGAGTGGAAAAGCGGGAATTATGTCAACATATCCACGGTGTACAAGGGCAGAGTGACTACTTTTGAAAATGGCTCTATACAGCTTCTGAACGTGGGCATGAGAGACGCCGGCTACTATTTTATCACTGTAACAGAGGAGTATGGAACCAACACCTACGGCACCATCATAGTCAACGTTTACGGTACAAACTAGATGGGAGTTCTTGGCTTTACCCTGTGTTTAAACATTAATCTGCTCGTAGTCAATTttacaatattctttttttctgtcctccctGCAGAGATTATCTATGAAGATTTACATTTTGTAGCAGTCGTCTTTGCATTTCTGGCTGCAGTATCTGCCATTCTGATCTGCTTCATGTGGCTCTGTAACAAATCTCTGCATCTGTGTCAGAAGAAGGCGACACACAAACTAACAGGTATCTAAGAATGCCGTCAAGGCATAGGGTTTTCAAGTCTGAATCTTGAGCCCAAAATTCACTTGTGATGTGAGCCATAAAGGTGCTAATGGGGGACACTGAGAAACAGGACTGGAAGGGCTCAGTTCAGTTAACCTGTTCAACTCTTTACTAGCTGAGGCAACTGAATAATAGGTATTTAGTTGCAGAACAATCTGCAGGACATCTGCCTTATACATTTTACGTCAGAAACCACGAAACGCTTCCCAACTTGTGAACTGCAAAACTTAGGGAGAAAAGGCCAGAGCTGCAATAACCCCCCAGTCAGAGGGCATGAGTCAAAGTCAAGAGCACCAGCAAGGCTCTCAAGGTCTGCACCAGAAGGGCATCTCCTGGGGGAAAATACTCAGAAGTCCCTTGGGAGTGGCCCCCACCTCACTTCATGGAGGCCTGcagcccttcctctcccctcaaaCCCCGTCTCATCTGTCCTCGCGTTTGATCCAGTCCTGGACTCCAGTGACCGCTGACTAATAAAAACCCAGACTCCTAACGCGCACCAAAGACACCAGTCCTGAAAAAACAGAAGGGCTGCACTGAAAGGGATCATTCACATATTAGAGAAGACACTTCCAAGCCACAGCCAGGGATATTCGGCCGAGGCAGCAAGACAAGGTGCCACGCTACGGGTCTGGGCTCAAGCTCTGGGCACAACCTTGGAACAGGAGGTTTCTTTTACCACTTCAAAACATTTCAGGCGTTTACCTCCCTTCTTTGTAAGTGCAGAACCACTAGTGGTTTCTTGCCCTGTAGGTAAAAGGTCTGTATTTCTTCCCTAATAAGTGCTGCTTAAGGTGTTACGTCACAAAAAGCAGTCTAAGTATCAATACTTTACTAGACCAACACAGACACTCAAGAATCCTAAGCCTCATAGCTCAGACTTTGTGTCAACTCTGCAAAATCTAATAGGAGAGGAGATTAATTTGGCTCGAGcta
Above is a window of Larus michahellis chromosome 1, bLarMic1.1, whole genome shotgun sequence DNA encoding:
- the VSTM5 gene encoding V-set and transmembrane domain-containing protein 5: MRPLRGCRGRGVVVGTVTLCLAAGWALQTPGGVSLVVPQPNINATVAQNILLSVEYSCRGAATIEWKHVSSWGTTKIAEWKSGNYVNISTVYKGRVTTFENGSIQLLNVGMRDAGYYFITVTEEYGTNTYGTIIVNVYEIIYEDLHFVAVVFAFLAAVSAILICFMWLCNKSLHLCQKKATHKLTASTTEEIELETIEC